tccttcagttcagctgttgtataaCCTGTCAGAGTAGGCGTACTTCCTTGAGAGTTACTGCCTTGCTCTACTCCACACTCTAAAGCATGAATCTGCCTAACTCTACAGCACTTTTTACCAGCCATCACTAAGTCAGGCTCTAAGgctgttcctttgtttattatattgaAGATGGCAATACAGTGatcatattctgcatcctcaggAGTGGCAGGCTCCCCTGCTGATGGCTGCCTAGAGAGGGCACCAGCAGCTGCATTATGCCATCCTGGGCAGTATTTCACTTCAAAATCAAAGACGGCTAATTGAGCAATCCATCTTTGCTCAAGTGCACCAAGTTTGGCCAtttttagatggcacagaggGTTGTTATCTGTGATGACCACAAACTTGGAACCCAGCAGATAACAATGGAATGTTTCAGAGATAGCCCAATTCAGGGCCAGTAGATCAAGTTTCATGCTAATGTAATTTCTGTTATTCCTTTCTGCTTTAGGAAGTCTCCTACTGGCATAAGCTATGACACTCCTACACTCATCCTGCTGCTGGTTTAAGACAGCACCCAAGCCTTCACTGCTCGCATAAGTCTCCAATGTGAAAGGATGATTGAAATTTGCATACCCTAACACAGGAGTAGAAGCTTGTCCTTCATCAGCTCAAATGCTGATTGCCACTCTGATCaccacaaagcactaaactctctctttgtgGTGCCAAACTGCTTGATACACAGATTCACTAAATCATGAACATGGCCGACAATTCTAGAAAAACCCTCAGTGAACTttctgtagtaactacagaaccCTAAGAATGAGCGTAATTGCTTAACTATACTGGGAATTTTCCATTGCTTGACCACTTCAACTTTACCTGGATCACTACCATTACCTCGAGCTGAGATCTGATGACCTAAGAAAGTTATTTCTTGCTGCAAGAAATGACACTTCTCAAGCTTAACTTTGAGACCTGTTTCTTTTAGTCTGTtaagactacttccagtctctgcaaAAGCCTGCATAAGATGTTGAAACATTGAAGGTTCATTGCAGTCTCCAAAGGGTATATGAGAAtactcaaagatcccaaatggagtcGCAAATGCAGTCTTATGCCTGTCTCTTTCGTGgacagcaacctgatgatatccactTGCTAAATCAATGGAAGAAGAGAACTTTGCTCCTTGTAGTGCATCAAAGCCTTCATCTATCCTACGCAAGGAAACACATCTCGCAtggtctttgagttcagctgcctgtaatcGACACAAAGCCTGAAAATGCCATCAGTTTTCCAAACTAGAATGATAGTtgaagcataagcactagtgCTTTCTTGGATAACTCCTTTCATAAGGAGCTTGGtgatatgttctctgacttccATATACTGAGTGGGTGGGATACACATGTTGCACTTTGTCGGTAAAACCGAGGTCTTCATCTTCGTGAGCAAAAACATCAGAGTacttcatcaacaaatcactcaACTCTGCCTGCTGTTCACCTCACACGTCTCATTGTACTTCACACTCTTGACACGAGACAGAGTACTGAGTCTGGTTCTGGCCTCTAATCAGACATCTTCCGGGGAGAGGTTCACAACCTGTACAGGAAACAACAGTTTATCTGAAGACACAAGAGAGGGAACAACAGTCAGACCACCAGGTAAAGGTGTGTTCActggttctaacaggaagtcCTGTAAATCATCATTAAACATACTCTTTGCTCCATTGACCATTACCATTGTAATTGATGAAGCAGGTATGTGTACTATGTCTTTTCCAGCTACTAAGACTATGCTTTGCTTCTTTAGACTGCTGGCACTCTGCATCTGCTCAAATGCCTCCCCCCAATCAGACTGCAACTCTCCACCTAGGGTAGTTtcaaactctgcatgaaccagttgtctaaatctgctaatgatgttcatTCCAATGAGGGCTGATACAGCGGAAGAGTTTTGTGAGTCTCTAACTACTAGAAAACCACACTCTGGTAGGGTAATACCCATGGTTTCAACCTCCAACTCAAGATAACCTAGGTAAGGTATGTCTAAACTGTTGGCAGCTGTAATCTTTAGCCAACCTGGTGTGGACAGCATGTCTTCATCCTCCCCAGACAGGTGTTctctgaagaaactctcagaaatagtactgacttggcttcctgtatcaagtaaacaagaggcCATTCCTCCACTAATCTTTTATTAGCGAcaggacattttcccacagcaTGCTTGAGTAGTCAGTCACGACAAATATAAATATTGTCTGAGCCTATGGACTGCCCTCTCACTGCCTGGCTCACAGCATTTGCATTTGATGACTGCTTCAGGATAGAACTCAGAATTTGAGACAAAGCATGAGAGTAAGCACGAACATCCTCACCTTCCATTTGTTTAAGGCTAtagaatgtttgtaataactgAGATACACTGAACTTTTCTCGAAAAGCTTCTCTCAGGTACACAAAGAGGTCACATGGTCGCTTTGGTTCATTCCCTATCCGTAATCTGATGTTCTCTTGGCACATATTCATAAGACCTGGTTGGCTCTCTACTCAAATTTGCAATAGCTGCCATGGTCTCCTCatgctttctgttgagttcttgaatctgtcCCTGAACATCATGCATACTACTACCTGCACCATATTTatcatcagtgttttgtaatactggactatcatcatcagattgtgacattttcaaaTGTTCAGTTTGTCACAGTTCAACTCAGATAAAAACGGTGTCAGTTCACTTGTGGGAAAAACATAAAGTATCTTAATCAATCCATAACGTTGAAACCGAAGGATATGTTGCCAAATGTCTGTATAATATACTTCTATTTTCTCTTGTAGACAGTCACTGGATAGGTGTCTCATCAAGCAGAATTTAGCGGAATCAGGCGCTCTCTCTCTTGTCCAGCAGTCTTGTCACCTTGCCATGTGACCTCTTGCCGACATCTGTTCATTGGACAACTGTACCACTGAAGACAGCCTCCATTCTGTGACCCACTGGCACTTATCTtcacctctaccgtatttcaaGAAGAACAAAAAAATTGACCTATTAGCTCCCAAAAGTCAGACACCCTACTCCTGGTTCCAAAAATGAAGCCGGTGGGCTGCAAATAACCACAATGGACACAAAactatttttggagggttttatctgatggctgttgaaaaaaaaaaaaaaaaaaaaagagtaaaaaacaGTGGTCTGTGGGGCTgtataaaatttttattattattgcaattttggcatttttttttttttttgtttgttttttttgttacactatttgtaagagatagattgaggaatactaaagaggtgtggacaCAACCacggggtggaatgaggtcccgggtctccAAAGACCCaagatatgcatttaagggttaatccatgcgtttttcagatgtttcttgggatgtacagaaCAAGTAAGTgttatttattctttatgtttTAGTGTATTATTGTGATCCAAAACATTGATGTGTTGTGATCgtttactcgcttgtttctcatcCATCTTTATTGGACTTGCACAACCTCACCGTAAGCAAAGACTGTGATGCGCTGTGCTTTTTGTCTGCTGGTTATGTAGTAATATGATCAGTTAGATCATCGTTTGGTTCTCAAGTCATTGGAAAAAACAGTCAGACTCTGTATTGAGATTGTTTTTCAGTTTTACTGGCTGAACACTGGCTCTGGCATGAGAAGCAGCAGgggtatgagtgtgtgtgtgtgtgtgtgtgtgtgtgtatgtgtgtgtggctttgcagggggctgtaaactaaagcctattggctatttaaaaaaaaaaggcatgagcCGTTTGACAATTCCCATCCCAACTttatgtttcaataggaaatacgttaAAAGGTCAACGAAAACTGCGCTCATCAAAGCACGTCATGAGGActttaataaacattattgttacatattgtgttgttttctttccaaagaaggaactaaatgcattttctcTCGAAAAGAAGTaaatatagagtcaaatttcagcactttcaaaatttgtGATTAATCGCTATTAGACTAATAGAACTATAGGAAAAATCATACAGttcattttgattaaatattttttaatcaaaaaatgACAGCACTAGATTCACTCAATGTAttctgtatttatcagttttggttgagaacagaccaaaatgtaactgctTATATACTACGCATATGCAAATcgcgtgtacatgggcagagctCATCATGCGTCAAACACgaagaagtgtaatcgaacttcaaatcatgatcatgccttgcAGATGTGAAAAACTTTAAATCTTTTATCTGTACATTATACTCGGGTTGGCCATTACTATCAGTGCGTAGATTTATTAATTGGTATAAATTTATTTACAAGGCAAATTTAGGAATAATACCTAGTTATTTATCTGTTTTCATGATGTGGAAATGTGGTGTTTATGGACTACGCTCTCAGGATATTATACTCATGAGTGTTCCTAAATCTCACTCTGAAATGGGTGAAGTATTCAGCACCATTTTCTTGGAACAATTTGCAATCTGTCCTTAAACTTCAAGATCTTATtacaatttttaggtgaactattcctttaataccatgGTGTTTCCTGTTTTCTCTGTTCGCTTGTGGTCTAATCAGACAGAAAGTGTTATATTGCTGAGACACACATCTGCAGGTACACTCTTCACCCACAAGAGTGAGCTCTTACACTGAAGAAAACATAGATTTGAACTCCTTGGAAGAAACAATACTGTTTACTAGtgtatgctgaggggagcctgaATCCTTGTGAAAACAATTGTGAAAGTTAAATGTGACCATAATCTATTGGGTGTGTTTAGAATTTtcagacagaaaaataaaatgtttattacctATGAAAACTGGAACAGATGATGGCCAATGTCGTGTTATGTCAGTGCAATAATTTGAAAGAATTTCTAGTTTTATGTTTCTAGTATTCCAGTTTTGACAAACCACAACCCCCCaagtaaaatgttttgttttggccTTATGGGTGGTCCCTTAACTATTATGAGACACCCCGCTTGGACACCTGCCCCCATTTATTGATGCACTTACCTTCATCTATTTGATGACTTTGCCTTAAGTTATAATGCTAACTGAATGAGGATAGGGGTGTGACAAAGTTGCAGTAATTATAATAGCATCATCAATGCAGCTGCACTCTTCAAATTGAGATCAATAACTTTTAAGATTACAATTCTGgagcaagcaaacaaacacaaacaaataaagtTGGTAAGAGCCATCATGCCAAGTTTGTAAGATATGTACTTCTGTTTAATTCAATGTGATTttaaatcccttttttttttttttttgtttttttttttataaagtctgCACTGCAAAAGCAGGTGTGTCATAAATGTGAACAGTTTCTAGAGTTGAAATTGCCTGTAGCTAAAGTGTGTCAATTCTCACAAGAAAGTGTCTGGTgcccgtgtttttttttttttcttttctttttttttttaaactcaggTCTGTCTTACCAAACAAGCACACAATAAGGGCAATGTTTTTAAGATAATATACATATACAATTTGGAGAGCCACCCTAGCATACGAGAAAAAGCCTTGTAAAACTGTAATTAACTGTAtacatttcattgtattttacATCCATAGACTTCTGCACTTTGAGCAGATCAATTAAGAAAATTctacttaaaatatttttaaacactttgcatACCCAGTTACTGCTCTGTTTCATCCCTCATCCCATTTGGAATATCTGTGTCAGCAGTAAAACACTACAACTGTGGCAAACACGTAAAGGAGCAATGCATAGCTTATAGCAAAATTGATATATTCGCATTGACTGTTATCATGTTATAACAtactttcatttaaatttttgccTCTTTGATCAGGAAACCCCATGAGAAAAATTAGGGAGAGAACAAAAAGACTGTAAAATAAAGCTGTGACCAGCATTTGTAAGCTAACAATGGGACCTATTTTAAATGCAGGAATTTAATTAAAAATCCCAAATATAGGATaaagtttgatttatttatttatttatttatttatttgttattattataattttttttaatttatatatatatatatatatatatatatatatatatatatatatatatataatgaaagatGTAATAAATCTgacagtggtaatgtttttttattattatttatttatttatttatttttaattaaattctacCTTCACTCAGGAAatagtagtattttttttttttaaatatatctttcatatttctgtttttcttcagttTGTGATGGGGCAACAggggctatttttttattttatttatttatttatttttttttttataatgttacccTTTTCATTTAGCTGTTTCAATTATTGTTTTGTGTTTAacaattatttttctctttaaatatagctgcaaaccATGTtgtgttcaaaataaaataattaaaacaataattaaagcaATAATTAAATGTTCCaatttgttttgaaataaattaatcattaaataatgaaatacacAAATAAACACCCATACCCATTAGTTTTGTAATAATccataaaaaaatgcataaaaagaatatatatatatatatatatatatatatatatatatatatatatatatatatatatatatatatatattagaatatacacttttaaataatcacttacatttaaatgtgattttttataattaaaacatacagtttcaaaatgttgtttgaaaTAATGAAACGCTGAATTTCCAAATGCCACCTAATGGAATAATTAAAacctgatgtatttttttttttcataacaatggaatatttttcacaaatgttttttttttttcctaaaactGTGGTAAAAATTAATTATAGAGACACTAtaaaatgttattgttattataaatgttattatatataaagttatTATAATTTGTTCATTAAATCAAGAATGATTGTTTTGCAATAAAACATCTTTTCTGAAAATTAATTCTTAAATAAGTTatcctaataataaaaaaaataaaaataaaaaaaagaataatgagCTAATAAAAACTGCTAGAGGAACCATTCTGGGTTGCGTTTCCTGATAACGATGGATCTTAGCTCTTGCAAGTTTTCTCTGCATGCAAAGTTGcaaacttttttttcctttttcacatgTTTCCTAAAACTGCGCTTTATACGAATGTGCAACAACacaatttaagtgctacttaagagttGCTGTCCTATGTGAAGTGATGAATGTGACCATATACAATATCGCTCatcattgtaattttattaaagttttgcgcataactttataaatacttgtaatttacctcgctggGAAATGTTTAAAAAGTTATTCTCTTAAATGCTCAAACTAATTATCAtgattaaatatattgtttggtaATCATTTTGTGCAGAAAAAtctattatttttacacaatcactATTTTGTAAATTATATCTGCATTTTCAATGTTTCGTTTTCAGAAATTAATCTGTGGCTCGAGGTGCTGTAATGAGAATCACACTAGCACCAATTGAAATAAACTTGGCCTCaaacaagacaccaaagtatttggtgatttttgatcacatgtTATTtaaggtgtgtatgtgtttgtttatcaATATCAGACGGCCCCTCCATCCATCCTCGGGGAACCAGCTAAGGAGTATCAccttaacacaaaaaaaaataaaaaatcatccaaatggaccattcagtatattagaaatatgtaaattgaCATCTAatttatctgaaggatttgtAAGGTTCAGCCTAACCTTTAAAGCTCTTCTGTTTCATCAACaccaggacattttttatttacaaaaagatcaacaagaataactaacaaaaactacaaaatggtactaatatgttaaagaataatataaatgaatGGGTAAATAAAAGTGCGgaggatggaaagatgcaagtaGTTGAAATGGATCTATCAATGGCACagtatgactattatcttatggaaagataaattGATGTTTCTCTGTtcattaataaggtgaaaaccttatttaaacaaataacacaaatattatttGCTAGACGTTTGATACATAGGTTATGCAATCTAAGGAAAATTagataatcataaactgataATATACACTAATACCAAGGTCTCTGGAGAGAAGTTTGGATAGTGATATATTTACATTCCAGGGAAGACCAGGCAACAAGGGCAGAGGGTCTGGTGGCTGGTGTGGaacaggagaccagggcggagctggCAGATGACCCGGAGACCAGGGCGAACCAGGCgaccagggtggagccggtgggaGGCCAGGAGGCAAGGGCAGATCCGGTGGGTGGCCAGAAGACCAGGGTGGATGTGACAggaggccaggagaccagggcagatccaGCAGGAGTctaggagaccagggcagatctgGTGGATGGCCAGGAATGTGGCCTGATGAGACAGACGTGGGCTTTGAAACAGGGCCTGATGAGACAGCGAGGAATGCTGGAATCTCAGAGGGCGGAGCCGCTAGGgactcagggggcagagccactTGAGGCAGAGACTCAGGGCGTGGAGCCACTGGAGGCAGAGACCCAGGGGGCGGAGCCGATGGAGGCGGAGACCCAGGGGTTAAGCGGCCAGGCATAGTGGGTCAGAAGTGGCGGCTTGGCATGACAAGACAGATGTGACAACATGGCTTGGCATGGCAGGCATGACAGCATGGCTTGGCAGAGCAGCCATGACATGGCTTCAggcgttggctctgggacggacgagctTCAgccgctggctctgggatggacgaggcttcaggtgctggctctgggatggacgagtcttcaggcactggctctgggatgggtgaggcttcaggcactggctctgggatggacgaggcttcaggcggtAGCTCTGGGATGGCAGAAGCTTCAGGCGCTAGCTCTGGGATGGCAGAGGTTTCAagaactggctcgttgaccatggcaggcgtgggtgctgtcTCATTGACCATGgtaggcgtgggcactggctcgtgggCAGTGACAGGTGTGGACGCTGGCTCGTGGGTCATGGTGGTCATGGCAGTGGACTCTGACATGGTGGACTCGAATGGAGGCGAGGTCAGGGCAGCTGAGGACTCAGATGTGGCGCTTACTGTAGGAGAGCTAAGTTActcatcagccactcccacagtgaaGGCCGAATCACTTAGTTGAAGAGCATAGTCAATATAATCTGCAAGAGTCCAATGAACTGAGCCCCTGGGCATCAAGGAATATAGAGGCTCATTTAAGCCAAACTGAAAAaagtctttgagggcgacctcattgaACCTCACCAGGATACTAAGTCCACAAAAGTCTTCAACAAAATCCTGACAGAGACAAATTCATTTAACTGCTGGGTCCATCTTGTTAGGTCAGATATTCTGTAACGTTGTGcaggcaggctgaagacaggacgagacaaagatgatgatgaagtgaagaacccaattgcagtttatttacaaggtgcaataaatccaaaaacttttaaagaaacaaaacagaaccTAAACATGAACCAGACTGAACTAGActaagacttgacttgactcagaCTAAGACTACAACGTTACTACAAACTATACCAGATACAAGATACAAGGACATGggcaaacaagataacaagacaacaaatagcaaactagaactgataacaagacaaccaatgacaggACAGAACTAATAATCAAGATAACAAGTCTcataaacatgaaccaatgaaaatcCAGTGAGCTAAACCTTTGtgctgtagttatctccctgtTATGGGTATTCCGAATTTGGCATTGCTATTGTCTCTTGTAGTGAAACTTGGTACTTGGTCAATCTTCTACTGTCTTTCtcttccactctctctctctgtgaagcgGAGACCCGGAATGTTGGATGGTCTGTTAGTGTCTCTTTGGAGCGTTATTCTGTTTTTGCCTCCTGGCTTGCCAGCCAGAAACTCTGAATTTTGAAGTCTTACTGTTATTGTCTCCTGGAGTGGAGACATAGCACAAAGGTAGTTTGTATTCAGTTACATCTCCAACCACTCAGGCCGGAGATTCAGCACAAAGATGTTGCTGATTGTAAGGATGCTTTATACCTTCATGATATGGAGGAAATTCCAGTTTGTCACCTTCCTGTTTCAGGGTCATGATTGGCtcatgggggggggggcacaCACAGTGTGGTCCACCCTCCCTTTTCTGTGTGGAActaatttgcatattttaaagtacacaGTTAGATCATAGATAGATCAAGTTTTATCTATGCATTATGTCGGGGTTGGGGTGGTTGAGATGTTGCTAAGAAAATACTtgtggaccaatgagaagtcctTTCCAGTGTGTTGGAAGATCTGGGCCTTACTTGCCGAGGTGTCTGTTGGCAGTTGGCCAAGCAGCTTTTCTGATTGCTGCTTGGCAACTGTTTTTGTTGGTCCTGccacgatccaatcaaaatggagccacttttccttgccttgacagttagggaTGGGCTCTGCCAAAAACTGAGATTCCTGGGATTTCATTTTGTCTGATTGTTCACCACAGTGCAAGCTTCCTTGATCAGTGACAAATATTAATGGGAGCAGGCAATGACAATGATTTTGAGTATAACAAGGTTTACCATGTTGGCAAGTGCACTCTGGGGTAGTAAAAGCACTTAGATATTGGGAATATGTACAGACATTCAGTGATCAAGTAGTAAACTGCTCTTTGCTCCTATAAAATTATG
This Myxocyprinus asiaticus isolate MX2 ecotype Aquarium Trade chromosome 20, UBuf_Myxa_2, whole genome shotgun sequence DNA region includes the following protein-coding sequences:
- the LOC127411241 gene encoding uncharacterized protein LOC127411241 — protein: MPGRLTPGSPPPSAPPPGSLPPVAPRPESLPQVALPPESLAAPPSEIPAFLAVSSGPVSKPTSVSSGHIPGHPPDLPWSPRLLLDLPWSPGLLSHPPWSSGHPPDLPLPPGLPPAPPWSPGSPWSPGHLPAPPWSPVPHQPPDPLPLLPGLPWNVILLSWFPEDGWRGRLILINKHIHTLNNM